DNA from Asanoa sp. WMMD1127:
CCGGCCGACATCCTGGTGATCGAGGACCCCCTCCAAGCGGTCCGGACGGGGCCGCAGCTGTATGTGGACGCGGCCGGGCGCTCTGATCCGCGGCTGCCCGGCGCGATCGTCACGCAACTCGTCGAGGAGTTCGCGCGATGCCACGGCACCGACGAGTCGGCCAGGTGGAATCTGACCATCGAGTCCCGCGGCAGATTCGTGTTGGAGGTGGACGGGATGGCGCTGAGCGCCGAATGGGCTCCGAGGCGCCGGTCCTACCTCACGACCGTGCTCACCTTCCCACAGGGCGCCAGAGCACCGGAGTGGCGGATCAGTGTGGCGGCCGCCTTCTGCGCCGGAGTGCTCGGCCGGACCTGGTACGGCGGTCGAGCGTTTGAGCAGGAGGTCGTCGACCTGCGGCCGCTGCATCCCCCCACGCCCGCAGGCGAGATGCACGGAACGGGCTACCGGATCGAGTTCGATCTGGATATGGAGTGGCTGCCGCCGGGGAGCGCTATCCCGCTGGGCTTGGACGCCCATCCGCGCGTCCACGACCTCCGCTCCGCACGACCCCAACGCTGACCAGGTCGAAGTGGCAAGGCTGGTGCGGCACAGGGGCGCGCGTCGCGCCCAGGAGCAGTCGCGGCGGGGCCGCGAGGCGGTGTGCGAGCGACGCGCGACGTGCCGTGCCGACGGCGCCTGGTTCAGGAGTCGTTCGTCAACGCGGCGACGGCCTCGGCCAGGATGCGGTCGCTGAGGTCGGTGCCCGCGGTCGCCCGCGCCAGGATCAGCGCGCCCACGGCCGTGCTCACCGCCGTCAGGTCCCCCAGCTTGTCCGCGTAGTACTCGACGCCGTCGGCGTAGGTGGTGACGAGGTCGGGGTTGGCGCCCGGTAGGTCGCGGGCGAAGCCGGCGATCGGGCAGCCGGCGCCGGGTGAGTCGCGGTGGTCGGGCGAGAGGTAGTGGTCCAGAAAGGCCGCTCGGTCGCTCGGCTGTGCGATCCTGGCCAGGCGCTCGGCCACCTCGGCCAGCCCGCGGGTCAGCGCCTCGACGGCCAGGGCGTCCTTCGACGTGAACTGCTTGTAGAAGCCACCATGCGTAAGTCCCGCCCCAGCCATCACGTCGGCGACGCTCACCTGGGCCACGCCGCGCTCGCGGAACAGCCGCGCGGCTGTCTCGACGACCTGCCGGCGGTTCTCGCGCGCCTGTGCCTGCGACACCCGACTCATGAGCCCAGCATAGATGATGTATTTCATCTAAACGGCCGCGCGGCTCAGATGATGTCGGTAATCTAAGACCTACGAACGGATCTTGAGAGGAGTCGATCATGAATACCGAGCTCACCTACCAGGACGCGACCGCCCTCGCCGAGTTGATCCGTACGCGGAAGGTTTCGTCCGTCGAGGTCGTGCAGGCGCACCTGGACCGCATCGAGGCCGTCGACGGCAAGACCAATGCCGTCGTCACCCTGGCCGACGGCGCGCTGGACGCCGCCCGGGCCGCGGACGAGACGCTGGCGGCGGGCGCCGCGGTGGGGCCGCTGCACGGCGTGCCGTTCACCGCCAAGGACTCGTTCGACACCGCCGGGGTGGCCACGCAGCGTGGTTCGCCGATCTTCGCGGGACGCGTACCCGAAACGGATGCGACCAGTGTGGCGCGGATGAAGCAGGCCGGGGCGATCCTGCTGGGCAAGACCAACCTGCCGGAGTTCTCGTACTGGATCGAGTCCGACAATCTTCTGACCGGGCGGACGAACAACCCGTGGGACCTCGATCGGTCGCCGGGCGGTTCGAGCGGTGGGGAGTCCGCGGCGATCGCGGCGGGCATGTCGCCGATCGGGCTCGGCAGCGACCTGTCGATCTCGCTGCGCGGGCCGGCCGCCGACACCGGCATCGCCGCGCTCAAGGCGACGCACGGGCGCGTACCCATGACTGGGGTCTGGCCCCGGGAGCCCCGCCGCGACTGGCACGCCGGCCCGCTGGCCCGCTCGATCCGCGACCTCGCACTGGCGTACTCCTTCCTGGCGGGTCCCGACGGCGCCGACGGCTTCTCCGACGTTCCACGCGAGTTCGACGCCGGCCTCGGCAACACGCCGGTCCGGGTCGGCTGGCTCGTCGACTCGGGACTCGGTCCGACCGACACCGAGGTCGCGGCAACGGTGCGAGCGGCCGCCGACGCCCTGCAGAACGCGGGCATGCGGGTCGACGCCGTGCACATCCCGGCCCTGGAGCGCGACAACCCGCTCGACCTCTGGACGCGGCAGCACGCGATGGAGATGAAGCCGCCGGTCCGGGAGGTCACCGCCGGCCACGAGGACGAGATGTTCACGTACTCCAAGACCTTGCTCGGCACGCCCGACACGCCCGTGGCGGACTACGTCGACGCCGAGGAGGGTGTCGAGCGGCTCCGGGACGGCTTCGCCGACTACTTCCAGCGCTACGACCTGCTGCTGATGCCGGTGACGACCTTCCCCGCGCACGCGCACGGGCTCACGAAGATCACAGTGGATGGTCAGACGGTGGACGCGTTCCACGTGAGCGCGACGACGGTCCCGTTCAACCTGACGGGCCTGCCGGCGTTGTCGATGCGCTTCGGCACCACGTCCGAGGGCATGCCGATCGGCGTGCAGCTCGTCGCCACCTGGCACGCGGAGTCGACGATCCTGTGCACCGCCGCGCTGCTGGAGTCGCGCAGCCCGGTCCGCGACCTGCATCCGGCCATCTGAGGCGCGCGAGGAGAAGTCATGCCCTTTGTCGACGAGCGCGGTTCCTACAGCAGCGCCGAGCTGGCGTACGCCGTCACGAGGTTGTTCGAGGACGCCGACCGGAGCCCGATCCTGCCGATGCTCAGCGACGACGTCGTGCTGAGGCTGCCGGACACCCTGCCCTACGGCGGCGAGTTCACCGGCCGCACGGCCTTCGACGAGTTCTTCTCGAAGAGCCCGGCCGCCAACCCGGTCTGGGAGTCGTTCGACATCACCGTCGAGGACGTCATCGCGGCCGACGACCACATCATCGCCCGCCTCACCAACACGGCCGTGCCCAAGGCGACCGGCAAGGCGGTGGTCTTCGAGAACCTGTGGCTCTTCAGCGTCGCGGACGGCCGCATCGTGCGCGTCCAGCTCTACGCCGACACCGCGGTCACGACGGGCGGCCCGGCGAGCTGACCCGCGCTGGGTTCGCCGCGTGCCTCTAGCTGCTGTCGGTCATCGATTTGATCCCGTGGCGCTGCCGCAGCTCTGGCAGCGGGTCCGGGTGGCGGCGACGCCGCGGGCGCCAGATGCGGGCGACCGTGGTCGCGGAGTTGGGGCCCGGCACGTCGTAGGGACCACCGCGGGGACAGACCTGAAGCGTGCTGCCCCACATTCCGCCGTCCACCCATTCGATGCGCTCGATCTCGGTCCAGGCGTACGAGCGGGTCAGGCCACCGCGGCTCCGGACAAGTAGCCCGACGTCGTCGCCGAGCACGGCGTTCCACCGGCGGGTGAGCGCGATGACGAGCGAAGCCACGACGGCGCCGGTCGCCCACCAGGAGAAGAGGCGGAACACCGCCGCCACGGCGACCAGCACGATCGCGATCGCGCCGGGTATCGCGACCGCCGGCCAGATCCGCGACTCACCGAGCACCCGCACGTCACCGACCGGCTGGACCGAGCTAGCCATGATCACCCAGGAAGTTCTCGACGGCGCCGACGACCTGGCCGAGGACCGCGATCGAGTCGGTGAGCGGGCCCGGCACGTAAATGCTGTGATCCGGCGCGCGACCGCGCCGACCTCGGGTCACGAACGCGTCAGCCAACATCGTCAATACCGTACCGACATAGCGAAATTCTGTTGCCCCGCGAGCGGACCGGCGCTCGCCCCAGCGGCCATCGACGCCCGAGTTCCCTCGATGGCTAGCGGTCCGCGTCATACATGTCATACGCTGCGGGGGTGGGTGTGTTGGTGTGGCGGATGCCGGCGGCTGGTGAACCGACGGCGAAGCTCATCGATGTGAACGTCGCAGAGGTCGCCGAGGCGTTGGAAGCGCCGTCGCATCGTCAGCTGCGGATCACCATCGACAAGGACGTGCTCGCGGTCTATTCGGTGACGGCGGAGCGCCGGGCCGTTGGTGTGCTGCTCTTTCGAGATGACGACTCGTTCGTGTGGCGGGTGGCCCGGGCGAAGCCAATGAGCGGTGCCGAGTTCGAGGCTTGGCTGGAGAGGAGCAGCGATGAGTGACCTACCGGACTTTGCCGCGATGACCAAGGAGGAAATCGGCGACTGGTTCCTGAACAACGACACCAGCGCTCTGGTGGCGGCGGCCGAACCAGCGACCGAACCGATGGTGCAGGTGGACGAGCACGGTATGCAGGTCATGCGACCTGCGACGTTCAGGCTGCCGCCGGCCATGCTCGAGTGGTTGGAGCAGGCCGCCGGCCGCGACAGGGAAGGCAAGTCCGGCATCGTTCGACGAGCGCTCCAGGAGTACCGCGAACGGCATCCCGGCCACGCCGCTTGATGGGCGTGGTCAGTACGGTATCCGGGTGAGTGAGATCCCGGTGCCCGACGAGCGGACCCTTTACTCGTCGCAGCGGCCGGGTGGGGCCGACTCCCCGGCCTGGCCCGTGTTCAGCGCGCACGCGCTCGAGATGCTGCGGTCCGTCGGTGAGGTGCTGCGGCCCCAGCCCGGCGAGCAGCTGTGGGACGCCGGCGACCCGTACGACCTGAATCTCGTGCTCTCCGGTGGGGTGCTGCTGGTCGACCGGCGCGACGACCGCGTCGTGTTCGTGGTCGAGGCCGGTGACTTCGTCGGCGAGCTCGGCATGCTGATGGGGCAGCGGGCGTTCCTGCCCGGCGTCGCCATGGCGGGCACCGAGCTGTTGCGGGTACGCGTCGCGGACCTCCGCCGGCTCGTGGAGATCTCGGGTGAGCTGAGCGACGTCCTACTGTCCGCATTGGACGCTCGACGGGGTCTGCTGACGCGGCTGGGTGAGGGCGGTCTCGTGCTCGCCGGCGACGACGACGACCGCGACCTGCACCGGCTCCAGGACTTCGCCGAGCGCAACCAGCTCCCCTACCGCACGGTGCTGCGCAGCGACGTCTCGGCCTGGGCCGATCTGGCGAAGACCTGCGACCTGCCCGAGGCCGGTACGGCCGTCGTGACCGGCCAGCGCCGGGTGATGATCGCCCCGACGACGCGGGACCTGGCCAGCGCGCTCGGGATCGACCTGTGGGGCATCTCCGACGACGCGCGGTGCGACCTGCTGGTCGTGGGCGCCGGGCCGGCGGGTCTGGCCGCCGCCGTCTACGGGTCGTCCGAAGGGCTCGACGTGGTCGTCGTCGAGGACGTCGCCATCGGCGGGCAGGCCGGCAGCTCGTCGCGGATCGAGAACTACCTCGGCTCGTACCGCGGCGTCTCCGGTGTCGAACTGGCGCGGGCGGCGATGCTGCAGGCGGTCAAGTTCGGGACACGCCTGGTGTCGCCCCGCTCCGTCACCGGGATCGCGCGGGTGGCCGACGGGTTCCGGGTGCGGCTCGACGACGAGCACGACGTCCGCGCGGCCACGGTGATCATCGCCAGCGGCGTCCGCTACCGGCGGCTCGACCTGCCCGGGCTGGCCGACCTCGAGGGGCGCGGCGTCTACTACGCGGCGAGCCAGCTCGAGGCCAAGGTGGTCGCCGGCCGGGACGTCGTCGTGGTCGGGGGCGCCAACTCGGCCGGGCAGGCGGCGCTGTTCCTGGCCCGGCACGCCGCCCGGGTGCACGTCCTGATCCGCCGCGACGACCTGCGCGAGACGATGTCCAACTACCTGGCGCAGCGGCTCACCCACCACGAGCGGGTCACCGTCCATCCGCGGTCACAGGTGCGCGCGGTCCACGGCACCAGCCGGCTCGACGCGGTGACCTGGCACGACCACCACCTCGACCAGGACGTACGCCTGGACGCCGCCGGCCTGTTCCTGATGATCGGTGCGGAACCGGGCACCTCGTGGCTGCACGACGCCGGCGTCGACCTCGACGACAAGGGGTTCGTGGTCACCCACGACGGCTTCGCGACCTCGGTGCCCGGCCTGTTCGCCGTCGGTGACGTGCGCGCCGGTTCCGTCAAGCGGGTCGCGTCGGCGGTGGGCGAGGGTTCCGTCGTCATCTCGGCGATCCACTCCCACCTGGCCGACCGCCAGCGACCTGAGGAGCAGCCATGGACGTCCTGAGCACCACCCGCGACGCGTACGACGATGCCGCGCTCGCCTATGCCGAGCTCTTCCGGGACTCGTTGCGGGACAGCCCGCTGGACCGGGCGATCCTGGGCGCCTTCGCCGACGTGGTGCGGGCGTCCGGGAACCCCCGGGTCGCGGATGTCGGCTGCGGGCCCGGCCACGTCACCGCGCATCTGGCGGAGCTCGGGCTGGCGGCCGCCGGCGTCGACGTCTCCCCCGCGATGGTCAAGCTGGCCCGCGAGGCCTTTCCCGGGCTGCGGTTCGACGAAGGGTCGATGACTTCGCTGGACATCGCTGACGGCGCGCTCGGCGGTGTGCTGTCGCGGTGGTCCGTCATCCACACACCCCCGCCGGACGTCCCCGCGATCCTCGCGGAGCTGCACCGCGTGCTGGCGCCCGGAGGCCACCTGCTGATCGGCTTCTCGGCCAGCGACGACGCGGCGCACCTGACGCAGGTCTTCGACCACAAGGTCACGCCGGCCTACCGGTGGTGGCCCGACCACCTGTCGGCGCTGCTCCGGGACGCCGGGCTGGCCGAGGTGGCCCGCATGGTCGCCGAACCCGAACCCACCGACGCGCGGCAGTTCAAGTCGGTCCACCTGCTCGCCCGCAAGGCGGCAGGGTCGCGCTGACCACAGCGTTTCCGTGCAACGCCGCACCACCCGGCTTCCGTCTTTGCATTGACTCTGTGGCGTCATGCGATTGGGAACCCGATGAAAACCCCTCAAAGCCGTACGAGCAGGCGCGGTCTGCTGGCCGCGGCGGTGCTCGCCCTGGCCGGCGGCGGCGCGGCCGAAGCGACCGTGGTCTGGCGGCGGTCGTCCACCGGCGGTGCCGCGCCGACCCCGGCCGCCGCGACCCTCTCCCCCACGCCGAGCCCGACACCGGACTATCTGGCGGCGGCCAAGGCGAAGGTCGCGGCCTACGTGGCCGAGTCCGGCAACGGGCACGTCGCCCTCGCGGTGCGCGACCGGACGACGGGCCTCGCGCTCACCATCGGCGGCACGCGCTTCCCCACGGCCAGCATCATCAAGGTCGACATCCTGGCCGCCCTGCTGCTGCGGTCGCGGCAGGGCGACCTCGACATCACCGACAGCGACCGCCGCAACGCCAAGAAGTCGATCACGTTGAGTGACAACGACGCCACGACCAAGCTGTTCTGGCGGATCGGCGGGAAGTCGGGCCTGAGCGCCGCCAACAAGACGTTCGGCCTGAAGGAGACCCGGCCGAACGGAGCGTGGGGCAGTTCCTCCACCACGGTGGCCGACCAGATCCGGTTGCTCACCGCGCTGACCGACGAGAACGGGCCGCTGGACGATGCCGGCCGGCGCTACCTGTTCGGCCTGATGAGCCAGGTCGACGAGGAGCAGGACTGGGGCGTGCCGGCCGCGGCGACCACCGCCACCACCGGCGTCTTCGTCAAGAACGGCTGGGACACCATCGGCGCCGACGGCGGGCTCTGGCAGGTCAACACGATCGGCCGCCTGGTCGAGCCGGGCCACGACTGGCTCGTCGCCGTGCTCTCCGGCCACCACCGCACCCACCCCGCGGGCGTACGCATGGTCGAGGCGATGGCCAAGTACGCCCTCAAAGAGCTCCGCAAGATCCCCATCGGCTAACCTACGTCGATGGAACACGTCCTGCCCGACGGGCGGGTGGTCGCGTGGGCGGAGTTCGGGGATCCGGCCGGCCGGCCGGTCAGCTATCTGGACGGCACGCCAGGCTCGCGACTGTGGAGTCCGCCGGAATCGGCCCTGGACGGCATCCGACTGTTCACAATGGACCGGCCCGGTTACGGACGGTCCGATGCCGTGCGTCGCCCCACCCTGCTCGGTGTGGCCGACACGGTCAGTGCGCTGATGACGGCGGTGGACGTGCCGCGATTCGGCGTGGTGGGCCATTCCGGCGGAGCACCGTACGCGCTGGCCTGCGGCGCCCGCTTCCCGGACCGGCTCACCGGCGTGGTGGCGTCGGCGTTGACCGGACCGGACCGCGAGCTGGGCACCGTCCGCGGCAAGCAGCGTCGGCAGGTGTGGCTGTTGCGCACCGTGCCCGGCCTGGGACGCCGGTTCGTAACGAGGGCCGCCGCGTTCTATGCCCAGGATCCGCTGGCGATGCACCGCCAGCAGCTGGCCAGCGGCAACGACCGGTGGATGACGCCACAGGAGGAGTCGAAGCTCGAGGGCGCCCGGCAGGGTGCCGCCGGCCTGATCGCCGACTGGTTAGCCACCGACATCCACCGCTGGGGTTTCGCGTTGCGCGACGTGCGGGCCCGCACTCTGGTTTTCGCCGGCCGCCACGATCCGGGCCGCGCTGCGCCCGACGCGCCGATGGTCGTGGCTCGCATCGCCGGCGCTGAGCTGCGGATCGACGAGGAGGCCGGGCACACGCCGTCGCCGGCGGGCTGGCGCGACCTGTTGAGCTGGGCCGCAGGCGCCCCCGGCTAGACGGCGGGCGGGCCCTGGCGGATGCGGTCGCGATAGGCGGCCAGGCCACCCTCCGCCTCGTCGGAGGCGAGTTCGACCCACCACGTGCCGCCGGCGGCCGCGAACTCGCCCACCTGCTCCGCCGTGTCCGCGGACCGGACCGCGTTGAAAGCCACCTCGAAGGCCTGCCCGGCGCGCTGGGCCGCCACCGCCGCGACCACCTCGGCGATGTCGGCCGGCCGGAGCAGCTCGCCGGTCTTCTGGTGCACCGTCATGAGATAGACGCCGTCCCAGCGGGCGGCCCGGGCCAGCGGCCGGCGGTTGGGCCAGCCGGCCGCCGGCCAGACCGGGATGCGGGGCGTCTGCACAGGCGCCGGCCCCAGCGTGACGCCGTCGAGGCGGTAGTGGCGGCCGGCGTAGGAGAACGGCTCCCCGGACCAGACGCCGGCCAGCACGTCGAGCGCCTCGTCGAGCATCGCGGCCCGCGTGCGGAGGTCCCATTCCTCGCCGAACGGGGTGAAGTCGACCTCGCTGTAGCCCAGGCCCGCGCCCACCACGACGCGGCCGCCGGACAGGTGGTCGACGGTGGCGGCCTGGCGGGCGACCTGCCACGGCCGGCGGCGGGGAAGCGCGTTGACGAGGATGCCGATCCGCATGCGGTGGGTGGCCAGCGCGACCGCGGCCAGGCTGATCCAGGGGTCGGCCGCCGGCAGGTCGCCGTTGAGGGTGTCCTGGAGAAAGAAGCCGTCCCAGCCCGCCGCCTCGGCCTCGGCCGCCATCTCGGCGAGCAGGCGCGGGTCGGCATAGGGCCCGTTGACGGGCACGTCGAGACCGAACCTCATCGCCGCAGTCTGCCGCAGCGACGGGATTCACGAAACCCTTCTCGCCACCAGCTTGCTATTGCCAATAGTTTGCAATAAGACTCGAAGCCATGGCAAAACTGCTGCCGGAGACCGGGCCCCAACGCCTCCTCGCCGCGTCGAACCTGGTCTACACCGTCGGCAGCGGGCTCTACCTGACCGCCGGCGTCCTCTATTTCACGCAGGCGGTGCGGCTGCCCGCAGCCCAGGTCGGCGCCGGCCTGGCGATCGCCGGCGCCGTCGCGCTCGCCGTCGGGATCGCCGCCGGCCATCTCGCCGACCGGCACGGGCCCCGCGGGGTGTACGCGGCCACCCTCGCCGTGCAGGCCCTCGCGACGGCCGCATTCGTGCTGGTGCACAGCTTCTGGCCGTTCGTCGTGGCGGTCTGCGCGGCCACGGCGGCCAAGGCGGCCGGGCTGGCCGCGCGGAGCCCGCTGATCCGCCACTACGGCGGCGACCGGCCACAGGCCTTCCGGGCCTACCTGCGCGCGGTCACCAACGTCGGCATCTCCGTGGGCGCGCTGGGCGCGGGCTGGGCGGTGCAGGTCGGCACGGTCAGCGCGTACCACCTGCTGGTGGCCGGCAACGCGATCGCGTTCGTCGTCTCGGCCGTGCTGCTGGTGCGCCTGCCGGCGGTGGCGCCGCTGCCACCGGCGCCGGGCCCACGCTGGACCGCCCTCGGCGACTGGCCCTACCTCGCGCTGACCGCCCTGGACGGCGTGATGGCCGTCCAGTTCAAGGTGCTGACCGTCGGCATTCCACTGTGGATCGTCTCGGCGACCACGGCGCCGGCCTGGATCGTCTCGGGCACCATGCTCGTCGGCACCGTCATGGTGGTGCTGCTCCAGGTGCGGGCCAGCCGGGGCGTCGACTCACCGGTCGCGGGCGGCCGCGCGTACCGCCGATCGGGGTTGGCCTTCCTCGCCTCGTGCTCGATGATCGCGCTGACCCGCTCGCTGCCGGGCTGGGCCGCGGCCACGCTGCTGATGTCGGCGGCGGTGGTGCACACGGTCGGCGAGCTGTGGCACTCGGCCGCCGGCTTCGAGGTGTCGTTCGCCCTCGCACCCGACCACGCGACGGGCCAGTATCTCGGCGTGTTCGGCATCGGCGCCGGCCTGGCGGAGGCGTTCGGGCCGGGTCTGCTTATCGCGTTGTGCATCAGCTGGAGCGGACCCGGCTGGTACGTCGTCGGCGCCATGTTCGCCCTCACCGGGTTCGCGGCGCCGGCCGCCGTCCGCTGGGCGGAGCGACGCCGGCGCCCGGTCCGACCCCCGTCGATGCCGGACCGGGCGCCCGCCGCTCGTCAGGCGTTGAGCAGCTCGTAGGCCGCCGCCGGGGCCGGCTGGCTCGCGCCGGCGGACGGCGCCGAGACCTCGGGCGCCGAACCGTACGCGCTGAACGTGGCATGGTGCGTGGCCGCCTTGACCTCCCCGTGCGCCGGGACCTTGATGTCGATCGACGCCAGCCGGCCCGCGTCGTCGACGGTCGCGGTGAACGGCACCGCCTTGGCCTTGCCGCCCAGCGCCGCCAGACCCTCCTCGTCGACGATCGCCGCCTTGTCAGCCTTGGTGAGGTCGACCGTCCCGGTGAAGGTGCCGGGCTTCGACTCCTTGACCTCGACGATCGCGTCGACCAGGTCACCGGCGCCGACCGGATCGGGATCCGCCGGGCTGACCGGCGCGCCGTCGTCCACCTTGGACTTGTCAATGAGCAGCCACTTCTTCGGCAGCTTCGGCATGCCGGGCAGCTGCTTGTCGAAGGTGATCTTCACCCACTGGTCCGCCTCGACCAGCAGGTAGGACATGGTCATGGTGAAGCCCACCTCGGGCTCCTTGTAGGTGACGGTCAGGGTGGACCGTTTGGCCTTCGCGTCCACGACGCCCTTGGTGGTGCTCTCCCCGTCCTTCAGCGCGAAGGCGTAGCGCCCCTCCGTGCCGTCCGGCACCGCCGCCGCCAGCTTTTCCTGCGGGGTGGCCGGCGCGCTGGTGGCCGGCGCCGCCGCGTCTTCCGCGAGGGGCCCGCACGCGGCGAGCAACGCGGCGGCCGTACCCGCGACGAGGGCGGTGATGATGCGTCGTCTCATGGCGATTCTCTCCGTCGGTCGTGCTGTCACAGCGCAGATGCTCGGGTGCCCCGCTGCCGAACCGATGCCGTTATGCTGCGGCGGGCTGCCGACCGGCTGCCGCGCGCTGCCGCACCGCTGCCGTGGCCCGGCGGCGGGGGACGAAGCCCGAGGTCAACGAGGGGACGGCAGTGCCGCAGCGGTTCGAGATCCTGGGGCCGATCCGGGTGGTCGACGGCGACCGCGAGATCGACCTGGGCCCGGGCAAGCAGCGCGCGGTGCTCGCCGTCCTGTTGCTCAACGCCAACAGGCCGGTGCCGACGACCCAGATCGTCGACGCGGTGTGGCAGGACGAGCCTCCGGAGAACGGCGCCAACGTCGTCCAGAAGTACGTCGCGGGCCTGCGCCGGGCGCTCGAACCGGACCGCTCGCCGCGCACGCCGGGTCAGCTGCTCACCCTGACCGAGGCCGGCTACCTGCTGCGGGTCCCGCCCGGCGGGCTGGACGCGGACGACTTCGACCAGCGGGTACGCGCGGCGCGGTCCCACCAGGCCGCCGGAGCGCTCGAACCCGCCGTGGCCGACCTGCGCGCCGGCCTGGCGCTCTGGCGGGCCGAGGCGGTCGCGGGCCTGGCCGGTGGCTACTTCGCGGCGGCCCGGGACCGGCTCGGCGACGCCCGGTGCGCCGCCTACGAGGCGCTGGCCGAGATCGAGATCGCCCGCGGCCGGCACGCCGAGCTCGTGCCCGAGCTGACCGGGCTGGTCGCCGAGTTCCCGCTGCGCGAGCAGCTGCGCTACCAGCTGATGCTGGCGCTCTACCGGGGTGGCCGGCAGGCCGAGGCGTTGGCGGCCTACCGGGCGGCCCGCGAGTTCCTGGCCGAGGAGTTCGGTGTCGAGCCCGGTGAGCGGCTGCAGGAGCTGCACCGGCGGATGCTGCGGGCGGATCCGGCGCTGCTCGGCCCGCGGCCGGCGGCGCCCGTGTCGGCGCCGCCGCCGGTGCCGGTCTTCGCGCCGCCCCCGCCGCCGCCCGCGCCGGTGCGCCGCTCGTGGCGGTGGGGTGACGAGCCGCCGGGCTGGGCGCGGGTCGGCGCGGTCCTGGTCACGCTCGCCGGCGCCGGCATGCTGACCTGGCTGGTGATCGGTGCGTATGCCGTGCACCGCCGCAGCCGCATCCTCGGCGCCATCGCGGTCGCCTACCTCGCCCTCGCCGTCGTCAGCTGCGCGCTGGTCGACAGCGAGGCGAGCAAGCCCGCGGAGGAGATGGCGGGCCTGCCGATCGGGGGGTGGTTCCTGGTCTGGTTCGGCGGGGCACTGCACGTGCTGGTGCTCAACTTCCTGCCGAAGCGGGCCCCGCGCCATCCGGACGAGATCGCCGAGATCGAACGGCGGGTCCGGCGCGCGCAGGCGCTGGAGCTGGTGCGCCACCACCCGGCCATGGCCCGGGAGCTCGGCATCGGCCGCCCCGACGTGCCCGGTCACTTCGACGACGGCGGTCTCGTCGACGTCAACTCCGCGCCCGAGCCGGTGCTGGCCAGCCTGCCGGGCGTCGGGGCGCTGCGCGCCCGGGCGATCGCCGCCGACCGTTACCGCCGCGGGCCGTTCGCGACCGTCGACGACCTGGCCGCCCGCGGTCTGGTGCCGCCGCACGACCTCGGGCCGCTGCGGGAGATACTCATCTGCGTCTGAGGTGTGACCGATCCGGT
Protein-coding regions in this window:
- a CDS encoding TetR family transcriptional regulator gives rise to the protein MSRVSQAQARENRRQVVETAARLFRERGVAQVSVADVMAGAGLTHGGFYKQFTSKDALAVEALTRGLAEVAERLARIAQPSDRAAFLDHYLSPDHRDSPGAGCPIAGFARDLPGANPDLVTTYADGVEYYADKLGDLTAVSTAVGALILARATAGTDLSDRILAEAVAALTNDS
- a CDS encoding amidase, translated to MNTELTYQDATALAELIRTRKVSSVEVVQAHLDRIEAVDGKTNAVVTLADGALDAARAADETLAAGAAVGPLHGVPFTAKDSFDTAGVATQRGSPIFAGRVPETDATSVARMKQAGAILLGKTNLPEFSYWIESDNLLTGRTNNPWDLDRSPGGSSGGESAAIAAGMSPIGLGSDLSISLRGPAADTGIAALKATHGRVPMTGVWPREPRRDWHAGPLARSIRDLALAYSFLAGPDGADGFSDVPREFDAGLGNTPVRVGWLVDSGLGPTDTEVAATVRAAADALQNAGMRVDAVHIPALERDNPLDLWTRQHAMEMKPPVREVTAGHEDEMFTYSKTLLGTPDTPVADYVDAEEGVERLRDGFADYFQRYDLLLMPVTTFPAHAHGLTKITVDGQTVDAFHVSATTVPFNLTGLPALSMRFGTTSEGMPIGVQLVATWHAESTILCTAALLESRSPVRDLHPAI
- a CDS encoding nuclear transport factor 2 family protein — translated: MPFVDERGSYSSAELAYAVTRLFEDADRSPILPMLSDDVVLRLPDTLPYGGEFTGRTAFDEFFSKSPAANPVWESFDITVEDVIAADDHIIARLTNTAVPKATGKAVVFENLWLFSVADGRIVRVQLYADTAVTTGGPAS
- a CDS encoding FAD-dependent oxidoreductase, coding for MSEIPVPDERTLYSSQRPGGADSPAWPVFSAHALEMLRSVGEVLRPQPGEQLWDAGDPYDLNLVLSGGVLLVDRRDDRVVFVVEAGDFVGELGMLMGQRAFLPGVAMAGTELLRVRVADLRRLVEISGELSDVLLSALDARRGLLTRLGEGGLVLAGDDDDRDLHRLQDFAERNQLPYRTVLRSDVSAWADLAKTCDLPEAGTAVVTGQRRVMIAPTTRDLASALGIDLWGISDDARCDLLVVGAGPAGLAAAVYGSSEGLDVVVVEDVAIGGQAGSSSRIENYLGSYRGVSGVELARAAMLQAVKFGTRLVSPRSVTGIARVADGFRVRLDDEHDVRAATVIIASGVRYRRLDLPGLADLEGRGVYYAASQLEAKVVAGRDVVVVGGANSAGQAALFLARHAARVHVLIRRDDLRETMSNYLAQRLTHHERVTVHPRSQVRAVHGTSRLDAVTWHDHHLDQDVRLDAAGLFLMIGAEPGTSWLHDAGVDLDDKGFVVTHDGFATSVPGLFAVGDVRAGSVKRVASAVGEGSVVISAIHSHLADRQRPEEQPWTS
- a CDS encoding class I SAM-dependent methyltransferase, which translates into the protein MDVLSTTRDAYDDAALAYAELFRDSLRDSPLDRAILGAFADVVRASGNPRVADVGCGPGHVTAHLAELGLAAAGVDVSPAMVKLAREAFPGLRFDEGSMTSLDIADGALGGVLSRWSVIHTPPPDVPAILAELHRVLAPGGHLLIGFSASDDAAHLTQVFDHKVTPAYRWWPDHLSALLRDAGLAEVARMVAEPEPTDARQFKSVHLLARKAAGSR
- a CDS encoding serine hydrolase translates to MKTPQSRTSRRGLLAAAVLALAGGGAAEATVVWRRSSTGGAAPTPAAATLSPTPSPTPDYLAAAKAKVAAYVAESGNGHVALAVRDRTTGLALTIGGTRFPTASIIKVDILAALLLRSRQGDLDITDSDRRNAKKSITLSDNDATTKLFWRIGGKSGLSAANKTFGLKETRPNGAWGSSSTTVADQIRLLTALTDENGPLDDAGRRYLFGLMSQVDEEQDWGVPAAATTATTGVFVKNGWDTIGADGGLWQVNTIGRLVEPGHDWLVAVLSGHHRTHPAGVRMVEAMAKYALKELRKIPIG
- a CDS encoding alpha/beta hydrolase, with amino-acid sequence MEHVLPDGRVVAWAEFGDPAGRPVSYLDGTPGSRLWSPPESALDGIRLFTMDRPGYGRSDAVRRPTLLGVADTVSALMTAVDVPRFGVVGHSGGAPYALACGARFPDRLTGVVASALTGPDRELGTVRGKQRRQVWLLRTVPGLGRRFVTRAAAFYAQDPLAMHRQQLASGNDRWMTPQEESKLEGARQGAAGLIADWLATDIHRWGFALRDVRARTLVFAGRHDPGRAAPDAPMVVARIAGAELRIDEEAGHTPSPAGWRDLLSWAAGAPG
- a CDS encoding LLM class flavin-dependent oxidoreductase; translation: MRFGLDVPVNGPYADPRLLAEMAAEAEAAGWDGFFLQDTLNGDLPAADPWISLAAVALATHRMRIGILVNALPRRRPWQVARQAATVDHLSGGRVVVGAGLGYSEVDFTPFGEEWDLRTRAAMLDEALDVLAGVWSGEPFSYAGRHYRLDGVTLGPAPVQTPRIPVWPAAGWPNRRPLARAARWDGVYLMTVHQKTGELLRPADIAEVVAAVAAQRAGQAFEVAFNAVRSADTAEQVGEFAAAGGTWWVELASDEAEGGLAAYRDRIRQGPPAV